A single Leptolyngbya subtilissima AS-A7 DNA region contains:
- the mtnA gene encoding S-methyl-5-thioribose-1-phosphate isomerase — MKINGEPTRSIRLHPDNPRVVQVIDQRQLPHQLTWMDLSSVDEAAYAIKDMVVRGAPLIGATAAMGMYLAALDAISEPDFREVLTRAANALGQTRPTAVNLHWALTSQMKALQQATTASEAVNCLRQNAEAILDADEEQCRQIGLHGVQLIEDIYARTGQPVNILTHCNAGWLACVDWGTATSPIYQAHDRGIPIHVWVDETRPRNQGAKLTAWELGQHGVPHTVIPDNAGGHLMQHGMVDLAIVGTDRTTRQGDVANKIGTYLKALAAHDNGVPFYVALPSSTLDWTLRDGVKEIPIEQRSQDEVKYIDGLSPHGVTSVLICPESSPAANYAFDVTPARLVTGLITERGICPASEAGLLSLFPEAA; from the coding sequence GTGAAAATTAACGGCGAGCCGACACGAAGCATTCGTTTACACCCAGACAATCCTCGCGTTGTGCAGGTGATTGACCAGCGCCAGCTGCCCCACCAGCTCACCTGGATGGACCTGAGCTCGGTGGATGAGGCGGCCTATGCCATCAAAGATATGGTGGTACGCGGTGCTCCGCTAATTGGGGCCACCGCCGCTATGGGCATGTATTTGGCGGCCCTGGATGCGATTTCTGAGCCAGACTTTCGCGAGGTTTTGACCCGGGCTGCCAACGCTCTGGGCCAAACTCGCCCCACGGCGGTCAATCTGCATTGGGCGCTGACCTCCCAAATGAAGGCCCTACAACAGGCGACAACGGCCTCAGAAGCAGTCAATTGCCTGCGGCAAAACGCTGAGGCTATCCTCGATGCCGACGAAGAACAGTGCCGCCAGATCGGGCTGCACGGGGTGCAGCTAATTGAAGATATCTACGCCCGCACCGGGCAGCCCGTCAACATCTTGACCCACTGCAACGCTGGCTGGCTAGCCTGTGTCGACTGGGGCACCGCCACCTCGCCCATCTACCAGGCCCACGATCGCGGCATCCCCATTCACGTTTGGGTCGATGAAACCCGCCCCCGCAACCAGGGGGCCAAGCTCACCGCATGGGAACTGGGGCAGCATGGCGTGCCTCACACAGTAATTCCTGACAATGCCGGGGGCCACCTGATGCAGCACGGCATGGTAGATCTGGCGATCGTGGGCACCGATCGCACCACCCGCCAGGGCGATGTCGCCAACAAAATCGGCACCTACCTCAAGGCCCTAGCTGCCCACGACAACGGCGTGCCCTTCTATGTTGCCTTGCCCTCCTCCACCCTCGACTGGACTCTGCGCGACGGAGTGAAAGAGATTCCTATTGAGCAGCGCAGCCAGGATGAAGTGAAGTACATCGATGGGCTGTCTCCCCACGGGGTTACCTCGGTGCTGATCTGCCCCGAATCTTCCCCCGCCGCTAACTACGCCTTTGATGTCACCCCCGCCCGCCTCGTGACGGGCTTGATCACCGAACGGGGCATTTGCCCCGCCTCAGAGGCCGGGCTGCTCAGCCTGTTTCCAGAGGCGGCCTAG
- a CDS encoding adenylate/guanylate cyclase domain-containing protein, with translation MSSQSKLIVAKLRRKNRRLGLFLSLGTLGVLGLLYLISAAFVTQSLGRLETVTVRQDVRRAIDGVDRELRGLLVNTCDYARWDEFYAYMTTSDRTFERENFASSSHFTNLLNVDVLAAVRPDGQLRYGQQLSRQGIAPTPLPTSVKTYLQNWAQQQSTAQTRDTQTGWLASESGPMLLAICSVTNSAETAPPQGGFAMGRVLSRSQIQRLEQQLQVQMKLVDLNGSLSPSEAEIRDRLIRQPKIGDSALPNDAIAVVPITGDRIAGYARIDDINGTPLALLRVELNRDLHQQGWLASQLLGGVLLLAGVGFGLLGRWLLKQLMQESQRLARAEQALAHESVLRLANARYQEKAVELEIALKELNKEKERSEQLLINILPESIVQRLKENDTSIAEHFDEVTILFADIVNFTPIAARLQPFEVVELLNGIFSEFDDLVEEFGLEKIKTIGDAYMVAAGLPVPRTDHAEAIANMALAMQQRVADFRSKTGEAFQIRVGINTGTVVAGVIGTKKFIYDLWGDTVNVASRMESTGLAGGIQVTAATYNWLKDRYDFEVRGTVQVKGKGAMETYWLRGKQSTEEG, from the coding sequence GTGAGTAGTCAGAGCAAACTGATTGTGGCCAAGCTGCGGCGGAAGAATCGGCGGCTAGGCCTATTTCTGTCGCTGGGGACGCTCGGCGTATTGGGACTGCTGTATTTGATTTCGGCGGCCTTCGTCACCCAAAGCTTGGGTCGGCTGGAGACCGTTACCGTTCGGCAGGATGTGCGTCGGGCCATTGATGGGGTTGACCGCGAACTCCGAGGGCTGTTGGTCAACACCTGTGACTATGCTCGCTGGGACGAGTTTTATGCCTACATGACTACCAGCGATCGCACCTTTGAGCGCGAAAACTTTGCTTCCAGCAGCCACTTCACCAACCTGCTGAATGTCGATGTGCTAGCCGCCGTACGGCCTGACGGGCAGCTGCGCTACGGGCAACAGCTCTCTCGACAGGGTATTGCGCCGACCCCGCTACCGACATCGGTGAAGACTTACCTGCAAAACTGGGCTCAGCAGCAGAGCACTGCTCAGACCCGAGATACCCAGACCGGTTGGCTTGCCAGCGAGTCAGGCCCAATGCTGCTGGCCATTTGTTCCGTCACCAACAGCGCCGAGACAGCGCCGCCCCAAGGGGGGTTTGCTATGGGCAGAGTGCTCAGCCGTTCTCAGATTCAACGTCTGGAGCAGCAACTGCAAGTGCAGATGAAACTAGTGGATCTGAACGGCTCCCTCAGCCCCAGCGAGGCCGAGATCCGCGATCGCCTGATCCGCCAACCCAAAATTGGTGACAGCGCCCTGCCCAACGATGCGATCGCAGTTGTCCCAATCACAGGCGATCGCATTGCTGGCTATGCCCGCATAGACGACATCAACGGCACCCCCCTAGCGTTGTTGCGGGTGGAGCTAAACCGCGACCTACACCAACAGGGCTGGCTGGCCAGCCAGCTGTTGGGCGGGGTGTTGCTGCTGGCCGGGGTGGGGTTTGGCTTGCTGGGCCGGTGGCTGCTAAAACAACTCATGCAAGAAAGCCAGCGTTTGGCACGGGCCGAGCAAGCCCTAGCCCACGAGAGCGTCCTGCGCCTGGCCAACGCCCGCTACCAGGAAAAGGCTGTGGAGCTGGAAATTGCGCTGAAGGAGCTGAACAAAGAGAAAGAGCGCTCCGAGCAACTGTTGATCAACATCCTGCCCGAGTCGATTGTGCAGCGGCTGAAAGAGAACGACACCTCAATTGCTGAGCACTTTGACGAGGTCACGATTCTGTTCGCCGACATCGTCAACTTCACCCCCATCGCGGCCCGCCTGCAGCCCTTCGAGGTTGTAGAGCTGCTCAACGGCATCTTTTCCGAGTTCGACGACCTGGTAGAAGAATTTGGGTTGGAGAAGATCAAAACCATTGGTGATGCCTACATGGTGGCAGCAGGGTTGCCTGTGCCGCGCACCGACCACGCAGAGGCGATCGCCAATATGGCCCTGGCTATGCAGCAGCGGGTTGCCGACTTCCGCTCAAAGACAGGCGAGGCGTTTCAAATTCGCGTTGGCATCAACACTGGCACCGTGGTCGCCGGAGTGATTGGGACCAAGAAGTTTATCTATGACCTCTGGGGCGACACGGTCAACGTGGCCTCGCGGATGGAATCGACCGGTCTAGCAGGCGGTATTCAGGTAACAGCAGCGACCTATAACTGGCTGAAAGACCGCTATGACTTTGAGGTGCGCGGCACAGTGCAGGTGAAGGGGAAAGGGGCAATGGAGACCTACTGGCTGCGGGGCAAACAGTCCACTGAAGAGGGATAG
- a CDS encoding WD40 repeat domain-containing protein codes for MPAKKSRRRGVVLSLAGQRKLDAARRQLEATLNNGDRFTLEEISDRTRLALSTVTRVLDGQNGVDKQTLDQFFAAFDLLLERTDYQHPNPGELPPPETPATSHPPTAHLSTPYPSTPSPPTPLTLDWGEAIDASLFYGRATELDTLAQWIQRDRCRLVAILGMGGIGKTALSVKLAQRLSEWESGGVMEWEGRRVDGWISPLKADALENQATNSLPTPLPSHPPTHPPAYPSTHPPFSAIIWRTLRNAPPLELLLTDLIQSLSGQQESPSTLAVAPLLSRLMHYLRQQRCLLVLDNGETLLQEGKLTGAYREGYEAYGELLRQVGELPHQSCVVLTSREKPSVLADMEGATLPVRSLTLPGLPPADTDQIFDAIGLSRSPTGRYQLLNSYSGNPLALKIVATSIRELFGGDVDAFVQEETTVFNGIRRLLDQQYQRLAPLEQQIMGWLAINRDWVTIADLQTDIVPAIPKQRLLETLESLARRSLIEQKHARFTQQPVVMEYVTERLIEQISDEIIAMPQVAPPEGLLIDRYALLKATAKEYIRDSQTRLILQPIAQNLCARFNSTAALDRQMRQLLTLLRQTFTQSYSYGVGNLLNLMQYLKLDLTGYDLSGLTIRQAGLQKTPLQQVNLAHANLIACRFAEPVPHPNALIASADGDFIAMGGEDGMVQVWQASTGLPVFIMQAHSTYIFALAFSPDGQVLVTGSMDTGVKFWDMTTGHCLQTWHYDHPWGLTFSPDGTVLAGSLGDTSRSILLWNWRTGEVLQSLTGHSGPANGIAFAPHPLAMAPGEPPRHILVSCGQDGLVKVWDIDSGECLHTMTEHIGMCWTLAMHPGGDRFATSSFDHTVKIWDIATGTCLHTLRGHTAEVCGVHFSPDGQLVASASSDRTLRLWDVATGQCLTVLTGHTDSVWGTAFINGNTPDGQWLPGQALVSIGIDQTIRFWDVSRPVTPSSPQPPEQTRKSAPTVSPTPSPSSSPSPSHPPTLPPSHSPISGHCLKTIQGGNAGLRSIACHPHRHLLASGGLGGTIRLWNEAGECVQTFTGYEGSIWKVAFHPRGDLLASASLNGEVHIWELATGRCRYTLRRENNSWIQAFGYTPQGYLLSATSSDATIRYWDSDSGECLRSIVLDPDAYLLGLAVEPQGQYFVTVGNDGALRWWDVETGASLRVGGGQEGHTWGVTIHPHEPLMATVGNLSDIKLWNVETGEFLRKLEGHTGIHGGLVFSPDGSLLVSGRSDRTIRVWDVATWNCLRVIEGHTSIVTAVIFLPTPAPGSRYPMLASCSLDETIRLWNVETGECLAIMRPDRLYEAMNITGITGLSPSEIDILKSLGAVDL; via the coding sequence CTTAACAACGGCGATCGCTTCACCCTCGAAGAAATTAGCGATCGCACCCGCCTCGCCCTCAGCACCGTCACCCGCGTGCTCGACGGTCAAAACGGCGTTGACAAACAAACCCTCGACCAATTCTTCGCCGCCTTCGACCTACTCCTAGAGCGCACCGATTACCAACACCCCAACCCTGGCGAACTCCCCCCACCCGAAACCCCAGCAACATCCCACCCCCCTACCGCCCACCTATCCACCCCCTACCCCTCCACCCCTTCACCCCCTACCCCCCTTACCCTTGACTGGGGCGAAGCCATCGACGCTTCCCTCTTCTACGGCCGCGCCACCGAGCTTGACACCCTAGCCCAGTGGATTCAACGCGATCGCTGCCGCCTAGTCGCCATCCTCGGCATGGGCGGCATCGGCAAGACAGCGCTGTCGGTGAAGCTGGCCCAGCGGCTGAGTGAGTGGGAGAGTGGGGGAGTGATGGAGTGGGAGGGTAGGCGGGTGGATGGGTGGATAAGTCCGCTAAAAGCCGATGCCTTGGAAAACCAAGCGACAAATTCCCTCCCTACCCCCCTACCCTCCCACCCGCCTACCCATCCACCCGCCTACCCATCCACCCATCCACCCTTCTCCGCCATCATCTGGCGCACCCTCCGCAACGCCCCGCCCCTAGAGCTGCTCTTGACCGATCTGATCCAGTCACTTTCGGGTCAGCAGGAAAGCCCTTCGACGCTGGCGGTTGCGCCGCTGCTCTCACGATTGATGCACTACCTGCGGCAGCAGCGCTGTCTGCTGGTGCTCGACAACGGCGAAACGCTGCTGCAAGAGGGCAAACTGACCGGGGCCTACCGCGAAGGCTACGAAGCCTACGGCGAGTTGCTGCGCCAGGTGGGCGAGCTGCCTCACCAGAGCTGTGTGGTGCTGACCAGCCGCGAAAAGCCCTCGGTACTAGCCGATATGGAGGGGGCGACGCTGCCGGTGCGATCGCTGACTCTGCCCGGCCTACCGCCGGCGGATACTGACCAAATTTTTGATGCGATTGGGCTGTCGCGATCGCCCACCGGACGCTACCAGCTGCTCAACAGCTATAGCGGCAACCCCCTAGCGCTCAAGATCGTCGCCACCTCCATTCGCGAGCTGTTTGGCGGCGATGTCGATGCGTTTGTGCAGGAAGAAACTACCGTTTTCAACGGCATTCGCCGCCTGCTCGACCAGCAATACCAGCGCCTCGCGCCCCTAGAGCAGCAGATCATGGGCTGGTTGGCGATCAACCGCGACTGGGTAACCATTGCCGATTTGCAGACCGACATCGTGCCCGCCATCCCCAAGCAGCGCCTGCTCGAAACCCTAGAGTCGCTGGCGCGGCGCAGCCTGATCGAGCAAAAGCATGCCCGCTTTACTCAGCAGCCCGTGGTGATGGAGTATGTGACCGAGCGCCTGATTGAGCAGATCAGCGACGAGATTATCGCTATGCCCCAGGTGGCCCCACCCGAGGGGCTGCTGATTGACCGCTACGCCCTGCTCAAAGCCACCGCCAAAGAATATATCCGCGACAGCCAGACCCGGCTGATTTTGCAGCCCATTGCTCAGAACCTCTGCGCTCGCTTTAATTCGACCGCTGCCCTCGATCGCCAGATGCGGCAACTGCTGACCCTGCTGCGGCAGACCTTTACCCAGAGCTATAGCTACGGGGTCGGCAACCTGCTCAACCTGATGCAGTACCTCAAGCTCGACCTCACCGGCTACGACCTCTCGGGGCTGACCATTCGTCAGGCCGGCCTGCAAAAGACGCCTCTGCAACAGGTCAATCTGGCCCACGCCAACCTAATCGCCTGCCGCTTTGCCGAGCCAGTGCCCCACCCCAACGCGCTGATTGCCAGTGCCGACGGTGACTTCATTGCCATGGGTGGTGAAGACGGCATGGTGCAGGTGTGGCAGGCCTCTACCGGGCTGCCGGTCTTCATCATGCAGGCCCACAGCACCTACATTTTTGCCCTAGCCTTTAGCCCAGACGGGCAAGTGCTGGTCACCGGCAGCATGGATACAGGCGTCAAATTTTGGGATATGACTACCGGCCACTGCCTGCAAACCTGGCACTACGACCACCCTTGGGGGCTGACCTTTAGCCCTGACGGCACCGTGCTGGCCGGCAGCCTGGGCGACACCAGCCGCTCCATTCTGCTGTGGAACTGGCGCACGGGTGAGGTGCTGCAATCGCTCACCGGGCACAGCGGCCCCGCCAACGGCATTGCCTTTGCCCCCCACCCGCTCGCCATGGCCCCTGGCGAACCGCCCCGCCACATCCTCGTCAGCTGCGGCCAGGATGGCCTGGTGAAAGTGTGGGATATCGACAGCGGTGAATGCCTGCACACCATGACTGAGCACATCGGCATGTGTTGGACGCTGGCCATGCATCCAGGGGGCGATCGCTTTGCCACCTCCAGCTTTGACCACACCGTCAAGATTTGGGACATCGCTACCGGCACCTGCCTGCATACCCTGCGCGGCCACACCGCCGAAGTCTGCGGCGTTCACTTCAGCCCCGACGGCCAGCTGGTCGCCAGCGCCAGCAGCGATCGCACCCTCCGCCTCTGGGATGTCGCCACCGGCCAGTGCCTCACCGTACTCACCGGCCACACCGACAGCGTCTGGGGCACAGCCTTCATCAACGGCAACACCCCCGACGGCCAGTGGCTCCCCGGCCAAGCTCTAGTCAGCATCGGCATCGACCAAACCATCCGCTTCTGGGACGTTAGTCGCCCAGTAACTCCGTCTTCTCCCCAGCCGCCTGAACAGACACGCAAGTCTGCCCCTACGGTCTCCCCCACCCCTTCACCCTCCTCATCTCCTTCACCCTCCCACCCTCCCACCCTCCCACCCTCCCACTCCCCAATCTCCGGCCACTGCCTCAAAACCATCCAAGGCGGCAACGCCGGACTGCGCTCCATCGCCTGTCACCCCCACCGGCACCTGCTCGCCAGCGGCGGCCTAGGCGGCACCATTCGCCTGTGGAACGAGGCCGGTGAATGCGTGCAAACCTTCACCGGCTACGAGGGCAGTATTTGGAAGGTCGCCTTTCATCCCCGAGGCGATCTGCTGGCTAGCGCCAGCCTCAACGGCGAAGTACATATTTGGGAGTTGGCCACGGGCCGCTGCCGCTACACCCTGCGCCGCGAGAACAACTCGTGGATTCAGGCCTTTGGCTACACACCCCAAGGCTACCTGCTCAGCGCCACCAGCTCCGACGCCACCATTCGTTATTGGGACAGCGACAGCGGCGAATGCCTGCGCAGCATCGTGCTCGACCCCGACGCCTATCTGTTGGGCTTGGCTGTAGAGCCCCAGGGGCAATATTTTGTCACCGTTGGCAACGACGGTGCTCTGCGCTGGTGGGATGTAGAAACCGGCGCAAGTCTGCGGGTGGGCGGCGGCCAAGAGGGCCACACCTGGGGGGTTACCATTCACCCTCACGAGCCGCTGATGGCCACTGTGGGCAACCTATCCGACATCAAGCTTTGGAATGTGGAAACCGGGGAATTCCTCCGCAAACTGGAAGGGCACACCGGTATTCACGGCGGGCTAGTGTTTAGCCCCGACGGGTCGCTGCTAGTGAGCGGTCGCAGCGATCGCACTATCCGCGTCTGGGATGTCGCCACCTGGAATTGCCTGCGGGTGATCGAGGGCCATACTTCAATCGTCACCGCCGTCATTTTTCTGCCCACCCCCGCCCCCGGTAGCCGCTACCCCATGCTGGCCAGTTGCAGCCTTGATGAAACCATTCGCCTGTGGAATGTAGAAACTGGGGAATGCCTCGCCATCATGCGCCCCGATCGCCTCTACGAAGCGATGAATATCACGGGCATCACGGGTCTCTCTCCTAGCGAAATCGACATTCTCAAAAGCCTGGGGGCGGTGGACCTGTAA